The following are encoded together in the Pleurocapsa sp. FMAR1 genome:
- a CDS encoding phosphate-starvation-inducible PsiE family protein — MYEPVDKPPTPWYKWLNNGGVIKVLEFIQDFIIISLCIGLFGFMTLQLREMFVSLLPPINFTQVTADILFILILVELFRLLIIYLQERRVSIGVAVEVSIVSVLREIIVKGILDIHWSQVLATCSFLLVLAVLLVVRVWLPPTFEGVDPEQKITERYKQKVGANGKTEY, encoded by the coding sequence ATGTATGAACCCGTTGATAAGCCCCCAACTCCCTGGTATAAATGGCTAAATAATGGCGGAGTGATTAAAGTTTTAGAATTTATCCAAGACTTTATTATTATTTCTCTCTGTATCGGTTTATTTGGCTTCATGACGCTTCAGTTGCGAGAGATGTTTGTCTCTTTACTACCGCCTATAAACTTCACGCAAGTCACGGCTGATATTCTGTTTATCCTGATTTTGGTCGAATTATTTCGCTTATTAATCATTTATCTCCAAGAACGTCGAGTTTCTATTGGTGTGGCAGTAGAGGTTTCCATTGTTTCGGTTTTGAGAGAAATTATCGTCAAGGGAATTTTAGATATTCATTGGAGTCAGGTATTAGCCACCTGTTCTTTCTTATTAGTTTTAGCGGTTTTGTTAGTAGTCAGAGTTTGGCTACCGCCTACCTTTGAAGGTGTCGACCCCGAACAAAAAATAACCGAACGATATAAACAAAAAGTAGGGGCAAACGGTAAAACAGAGTATTAG
- a CDS encoding diflavin flavoprotein, producing MKQTTIQPTAKKRDVQVAEIATNTQVLRSRTWDRLKFEVEYSRQKGTTSNSYLIQADKIALIDPPGQSFTQIYLDTLEQQLDLKKLDYIILQHVNPNRLATIQALAGQAPQAKIICSKPAVNALKGALMFPQRRSRIQVVRDNDTLDLGQGHQLKFISVTTPRWVDGLCTYDPQSKILYTDKFFGAHLCDDSIFDDHWKQLGIDRRFYFDCLHASQTKQLEAALAKFAPLTAKVYAPAHGSLVRYSLSRFSYDYQQWCQEKTAQEFKVVLLYASAYGSTATIANAIAHGLIQSGVAVESINCELVTSEEITTAIQACDGFIIGSPTLGGHAPTQIQTALGIVLATAAKTKLAGVFGSYGWSGEAIAMLENKLKDAHYSFGFEPIRVRFSPTTAILKECIQAGQEFTQRLKKSKKLRSPRQAVTEIQIDRTEQAVGRIVGSICVLTTCQDNNHRGVLTSWVSQATFNPPGVMVAVAESQNMDLISNPGDKFVLNILEEGRTIRRNFSNQSSDSFYNVTTKTATNGCLIIEEALANVECTVHSRLPSGDRTLIYAVVDQGEVSELNGITAIQHRKSGSHY from the coding sequence ATGAAACAAACAACTATTCAACCAACAGCTAAAAAAAGAGATGTTCAAGTAGCAGAAATTGCTACTAATACTCAAGTATTGCGATCGCGTACTTGGGATAGATTGAAGTTTGAAGTTGAATATTCCCGCCAAAAAGGCACGACTTCTAATTCTTATTTGATTCAAGCCGATAAAATTGCTCTAATCGATCCGCCAGGACAATCTTTTACGCAAATTTATTTGGACACATTAGAACAGCAGCTTGACTTAAAAAAGCTAGATTATATTATCCTACAGCACGTTAATCCTAATCGCTTGGCAACCATACAGGCTTTAGCAGGACAAGCACCCCAAGCCAAAATAATTTGCTCAAAACCAGCCGTTAATGCCCTCAAGGGTGCTTTAATGTTTCCTCAACGGCGATCGCGAATTCAAGTAGTTAGAGACAATGATACTTTAGACTTGGGACAGGGACATCAACTAAAGTTTATCAGCGTAACTACTCCTCGTTGGGTTGATGGACTATGTACCTACGATCCTCAAAGCAAAATTCTTTACACTGATAAGTTTTTTGGGGCGCACTTATGCGATGATTCTATCTTTGATGATCATTGGAAACAATTAGGTATAGACCGCCGTTTCTATTTTGACTGTCTTCATGCTAGCCAAACCAAACAATTAGAAGCTGCTTTAGCTAAATTTGCGCCTTTAACTGCTAAAGTTTACGCCCCTGCTCATGGTTCGTTAGTTAGATATAGCCTCAGTCGTTTTAGCTACGATTATCAGCAGTGGTGTCAAGAAAAAACTGCTCAAGAATTTAAAGTAGTTCTGCTTTATGCTTCTGCTTATGGCAGCACTGCCACTATTGCTAATGCGATCGCCCATGGATTAATACAGTCGGGAGTAGCAGTAGAATCAATTAACTGCGAACTTGTTACCTCTGAAGAAATTACCACAGCAATTCAAGCCTGTGATGGTTTTATCATTGGTTCGCCGACATTAGGGGGTCATGCACCAACTCAAATTCAAACCGCATTAGGAATCGTGTTAGCTACCGCAGCGAAAACCAAGTTAGCAGGTGTGTTTGGTTCTTATGGTTGGAGTGGTGAAGCGATCGCCATGTTAGAAAATAAGTTAAAAGATGCTCATTATAGCTTCGGATTTGAACCGATCCGTGTCCGTTTTAGTCCCACTACCGCTATTTTAAAAGAATGTATCCAGGCAGGACAAGAATTTACTCAAAGACTGAAAAAATCGAAAAAACTGCGTAGTCCTCGTCAAGCTGTCACCGAAATTCAGATCGATCGCACTGAACAAGCAGTGGGTAGAATTGTTGGTTCGATCTGCGTCTTAACTACCTGTCAGGATAATAATCATAGGGGTGTGTTGACTTCTTGGGTGTCTCAAGCAACTTTTAATCCTCCTGGGGTAATGGTTGCGGTGGCTGAATCACAAAATATGGATTTAATAAGTAACCCAGGAGATAAGTTTGTGCTAAATATCCTTGAAGAAGGTAGAACTATTAGAAGAAACTTCAGTAATCAGAGTAGTGATTCTTTTTATAATGTAACTACCAAAACCGCCACCAATGGCTGCTTGATTATTGAAGAAGCATTAGCTAACGTTGAATGTACTGTCCACAGCCGTTTGCCATCAGGCGATCGCACTTTAATTTATGCAGTGGTAGACCAAGGTGAAGTGTCAGAATTAAATGGGATTACGGCAATTCAACACCGTAAGTCAGGCAGTCATTATTAA
- a CDS encoding cation:proton antiporter domain-containing protein: MITFAVFSLALKPIRDPVAVFLMILAIMLVAPLLFERFRLPGIVGLILAGVVFGPKGLGLLERNSNIILLGTIGLLFLMFMAGLETSLDDLKDNRDKAIIFGLATFLAPMIIGTAAMMLVGYGILPAILVASCFASHTLLALPILSKLGIMRSPAVNVTLGGTLITNVLALLVLAVVVKAFSGELTISFWLFLIPALTIYTLATLWGVPKIGRWFFAKFGHDESAEFIFVLATLFVVSYVAGLIEIEPIIGAFLAGIALTPLIPQLSPLMNRIQFIGNTLFVPFFLISVGMLIDPLILIREPKSLVIAAVMIVAELISKFLAAWGAGKWFGFKFPSTMVMFGLSIAQAASTLAAITVAYEIKLVDRTTVNGIVAMILFTCIASPLVTERWGRQITTAEKTPTAISKTKVLAQRVLVPVANPNNEDNLLNLALILAKTSNGILFPLNILSDRHEAVSLDARIQQRKLLETAETLAHAANATVETIARVDDGIDRGIVRTAIERDVSLVVCGWKGYSTYQDNFFGSVIDNVALQLPIPVLITRFVQPIANTARVFLTVTKRQALADEFEQTINIAQMLASELKTSLEVLVVVSKKQIQLTSKELAKLNQDVVIDQAQGNFIKEVSQKIHRDDLLLFPVKSTEARLRQRSAVGTIPEAIARSHNDVSILVIHFPMN; the protein is encoded by the coding sequence ATGATAACCTTTGCAGTTTTTTCTTTAGCATTGAAACCTATACGCGATCCTGTAGCCGTTTTCTTGATGATTTTGGCTATCATGTTGGTTGCGCCTCTATTATTCGAGCGATTTCGCCTGCCTGGTATTGTTGGCTTAATTTTAGCTGGGGTAGTTTTTGGCCCTAAAGGACTAGGATTGTTAGAAAGAAACAGCAATATTATCTTGTTGGGTACGATTGGTCTGTTGTTTCTAATGTTTATGGCAGGTTTAGAGACTAGCCTCGACGATCTCAAAGACAACAGGGATAAAGCCATTATCTTTGGTCTAGCCACTTTTCTAGCGCCGATGATTATCGGTACGGCGGCGATGATGCTGGTGGGATACGGCATCTTGCCAGCAATATTGGTGGCTTCCTGCTTTGCTTCCCATACTTTACTAGCACTGCCAATCTTAAGCAAACTGGGCATTATGCGATCGCCAGCGGTTAATGTCACCCTGGGAGGGACATTAATCACCAACGTTTTGGCTTTACTGGTTTTAGCGGTAGTAGTCAAAGCCTTTTCAGGCGAACTTACTATAAGTTTTTGGCTGTTTCTGATTCCTGCGTTAACCATTTATACTTTGGCAACCTTATGGGGTGTACCCAAAATTGGACGCTGGTTTTTTGCTAAATTTGGACATGATGAAAGTGCCGAATTTATTTTTGTCTTAGCAACATTGTTTGTTGTCTCCTACGTTGCGGGTTTAATCGAAATTGAGCCGATTATTGGCGCATTTTTGGCAGGAATTGCCTTAACGCCCTTAATTCCCCAATTAAGTCCCTTAATGAATCGGATTCAGTTTATTGGCAACACCTTATTTGTGCCGTTTTTCCTGATATCTGTCGGGATGCTGATCGATCCGCTAATTTTAATTCGTGAACCTAAATCATTAGTCATCGCAGCAGTAATGATTGTTGCCGAATTAATTAGTAAATTTCTTGCTGCTTGGGGTGCGGGAAAATGGTTTGGCTTTAAATTTCCCAGCACGATGGTTATGTTTGGGCTATCCATCGCGCAAGCTGCATCTACCCTAGCCGCAATTACCGTGGCTTATGAAATCAAGTTAGTCGATCGCACTACGGTAAATGGCATTGTGGCAATGATTCTTTTTACCTGTATTGCCTCTCCTTTGGTAACCGAAAGATGGGGTAGACAAATTACCACTGCTGAGAAGACTCCAACTGCTATTAGTAAGACTAAAGTTTTGGCACAGCGGGTTTTAGTCCCTGTAGCAAATCCTAATAACGAAGACAACCTATTAAATTTAGCTTTAATTCTTGCCAAAACTTCCAATGGAATTCTTTTCCCTCTCAATATTTTAAGCGATCGCCACGAAGCAGTTTCTCTTGATGCGAGAATACAGCAGCGCAAGCTATTGGAAACAGCAGAAACTCTTGCCCATGCTGCCAATGCGACGGTAGAAACTATCGCTAGAGTAGATGATGGAATCGATCGGGGAATTGTGCGTACAGCAATTGAACGGGATGTCAGTCTGGTAGTCTGTGGTTGGAAAGGCTATTCTACCTATCAAGACAACTTTTTTGGCAGTGTAATCGATAACGTTGCCTTGCAACTACCTATTCCTGTCTTAATTACTCGCTTTGTTCAGCCTATTGCCAATACCGCCAGAGTTTTCTTAACTGTTACCAAAAGACAGGCACTAGCAGATGAATTTGAACAAACTATTAATATTGCGCAAATGTTAGCTAGCGAATTAAAAACTAGCTTGGAAGTATTAGTGGTAGTCAGCAAAAAGCAAATTCAACTGACTTCTAAAGAATTAGCTAAACTCAATCAAGATGTTGTTATCGATCAAGCACAGGGCAATTTTATCAAGGAAGTTTCCCAGAAAATTCACCGTGACGATCTATTACTCTTTCCTGTCAAAAGTACAGAAGCCAGACTGCGCCAAAGATCGGCTGTCGGTACTATCCCCGAAGCGATCGCTCGTAGCCATAACGATGTTTCAATCTTAGTAATACATTTTCCAATGAACTAA